One Anolis carolinensis isolate JA03-04 chromosome 4, rAnoCar3.1.pri, whole genome shotgun sequence DNA window includes the following coding sequences:
- the LOC100564755 gene encoding zinc finger protein 420 isoform X1, with translation MLIWLNSSPHSKFRKGNMEKKAYKCTECGEIFSQQEKQQIHERTHTGKKPYACLECGKRFTQSRDLRSHQRTHTGEKPFKCLECGKSFAQSGSLCSHQRTHTGEKPFKCLECGNSFARSGSLRSHQRAHTGEKPFKCLECGKSFTRSGSLRSHQRAHTGEKPFKCLDCGKSFARSGDLRSHERAHTGEKPFKCLDCGKSFAQSGQLRSHQRAHTREKPYECQECGKIFPRSEHLRSHQRTHTGEKLYECPECGKSFPRSEHLRSHQRTHTGEKPYECRECGKSFTHSTSLHRHQRTHTGEKPYKCQECGKSFPRSEHLRTHQRTHTGEKPYECPECGKSFPRSEHLCPHQRSHTGEKPYECPECGKSFSRSEHLRSHQRTHTGEKPYECLECGKSFTHSTNLHRHQRTHTGEKPYKCQECGKSFAESGNLHSHQRTHTGEKPFKCLECGKSFARHAKLYLHQRTHTGEKPFKCQECGKSFAQSGNLRSHQRTHTGEKPYQCLECGKRFAQSEPLRLHQRIHTGEKPCE, from the coding sequence ATGCTGATCTGGCTGAACTCTTCACCTCACTCAAAGTTCAGAAAGGGAAACATGGagaagaaagcatataaatgtactGAATGTGGGGAGATCTTTAGTCAGCAGGAAAAACAGCAGatacatgaaaggactcacaccggTAAGAAGCCCTAtgcatgcctggaatgtggaaagagattcacgCAGAGTAGAGATCTACGGTCACATcagagaactcacactggggagaaaccctttaaatgcctggagtgtggaaagagctttgctcagagtggaagtctatgttcacatcaaagaactcacactggggagaaaccctttaaatgcctggagtgtggaaacaGCTTTGCTCGgagtggaagtctacgttcacatcaaagagctcacactggggagaaaccctttaaatgcctggagtgtggaaagagctttactcggagtggaagtctacgttcacatcaaagagctcacactggggagaaaccctttaaatgcctagaTTGTGGGAAGAGCTTTGCTCGGAGTGGAGATCTACGTTCACATGAAAgagctcacactggggagaaaccctttaaatgcttagattgtggaaagagctttgctcagagtggacaactacgttcacatcaaagagctCATACtagggagaaaccctatgaatgccaggagtgtggaaaaatCTTTCCTCGGAGTGaacatctacgttcacatcagagaacgcacactggggagaaactctatgaatgcccggagtgtggaaagagctttcctCGGAGTGaacatctacgttcacatcaaagaactcacactggggagaaaccttatgaaTGCCGggaatgcggaaagagcttcactcacagtacaagtctacatagacatcaaagaactcacactggagagaaaccctataaatgccaggagtgtgggaagagctttccTCGGAGTGAACATCTACGTACACATCAGAGAacgcacactggggagaaaccctatgaatgcccggagtgtggaaagagctttcctCGGAGTGAACATCTATGTCCACATCAGAGAtcacacactggggagaaaccctatgaatgcccggagtgtggaaagagcttttctCGGAGTGaacatctacgttcacatcaaagaactcacactggggagaaaccttatgaaTGCCtggaatgcggaaagagcttcactcatagtacaaatctacatagacatcaaagaactcacactggagagaaaccctataaatgccaggagtgtgggaagagctttgctgagagtggaaatctacattcacatcaaagaactcacactggagagaaaccctttaaatgcctggagtgtggaaagagctttgcgcgTCATGCAAAACTGTATTTAcaccaaagaactcacactggtgagaaaccctttaaatgccaggagtgtgggaagagctttgctcagagtggaaatctacgatcacaccaaagaactcacactggtgagaaaccctatcaatgcctggagtgtggaaagagattTGCTCAGAGTGAACCTCTCCGTTTACATCAGAgaattcacactggggaaaaaccctgtgAGTGA